CGGTGCGTTCGACAAATTGGCCGAAAATGTCCGCAAACGTCTCGATCAAGGACAAATTGGTTTCTCATCCCAACGGAATGGCGAAGAGGCCGACGATTCTCACTTCCTCAAGTTGACCGAGACGCGTGATTTTATGGACTACGGATTCGAACCAGAATTCATTGGTCGACTTCCGGTCCGAGTTGCTTGTGAAGCGCTTTCGAAAGAAGACTTGGCACAGATTCTAAAAAACTCTGAAGGCAGTATCCTCGATCAATACCATCGAGATTTCAAAGGTTACGACATCGACTTCTCGATCACCGATGAAGCCATTCTTGCAATCGCTGATCGCGCCTCTAAAGAAAAGACAGGCGCTCGAGGTCTAATGACGGTTTTGGAAAAAACCTTTCGTGAGTTTAAGTTCGAGCTCTCCTCTACCCTCATTCAAAACTTTGAAGTAACCAGCGATACAGTGGAAAACCCACAGGAAGCGCTAAAGGACATTTTGCTAAACAATCAGGCCGCATTGAACGATTTTCTTTTCAAGCGCGTGGCAGAGTTCATATCAGACTTCAAAGAGAAGCACGGTCTCGACTTGGAATTCTCCGAAGATGCCTGCGCCAAGATTGTCGAACTTGCCGTCAATGAAGACCGCTCTACGAGCTCCATCTGCGAACAGCTTTTCAAGGACTATGAGCACGGCTTAAAAATTGTCAGCCGAAACTCAGGGAAGACTCGCTTCCTCATAACAGCCGATGCGGTCGACAATCCCGATGGTGAACTTTCCAAATGGGTCGTTGAAAGCATCAAGGGAAAAGATGCCGTAGCCGAGGAAAAGCCGGAAGCAGAACCTGAGGAAGAGAAAGCCTAAGTATGCCAGAAGCGGAAGCAGTACGCTCCATGTTTGGTGGGATTGCCAAACGCTACGATCTAGCTAATCACCTACTGAGTGGCGGTATGGATTACTGGTGGCGACGAGTACTCGTAAAGAAGGTGAAGCAAATGAATCCTTCCGTCGTAGTTGATTTAGCAACCGGAAGTGGAGACGTCGCATTCTCACTGAAAAACAAATTGGGCGATCAGGTGAGTGTGTCAGGGCTCGACTTCTGCCAGCCCATGCTCGACGAAGCAGAAAAAAAGCGTCTAGAACGCA
This genomic stretch from Opitutia bacterium ISCC 52 harbors:
- a CDS encoding AAA family ATPase — translated: MSDKDTKNPFEEIQKQLQELLKTNNPNVTVNPFVPPQQAPPTSSTPEEPKESDEVLKQIQAFKRKPKEIRDYLDRFVIRQDEAKKVLSVAICDHYNHVRQCIEDPSLTKKEYNKQNILLLGPTGVGKTYLMRNIAKLIGVPFVKADATKFSETGYVGSDVEDLVRDLYKLSDQNAELAQYGIIYIDEIDKIAGSSEMGGKDVSGRGVQINLLKLMEDADVNLVNPQDMMSQMQAMMSMGQGGKKQKRTLSTKNILFIVSGAFDKLAENVRKRLDQGQIGFSSQRNGEEADDSHFLKLTETRDFMDYGFEPEFIGRLPVRVACEALSKEDLAQILKNSEGSILDQYHRDFKGYDIDFSITDEAILAIADRASKEKTGARGLMTVLEKTFREFKFELSSTLIQNFEVTSDTVENPQEALKDILLNNQAALNDFLFKRVAEFISDFKEKHGLDLEFSEDACAKIVELAVNEDRSTSSICEQLFKDYEHGLKIVSRNSGKTRFLITADAVDNPDGELSKWVVESIKGKDAVAEEKPEAEPEEEKA